The following are encoded in a window of Haloarcula halophila genomic DNA:
- a CDS encoding TorD/DmsD family molecular chaperone, with translation MDEPAMIDHMNETDTPAFHAARAGLYAAVAGAFVYPDEETVTELIDPDAVEGIVRAGERTGLEEEAEALAGALVDVSLPALQREYNDLFGVPSADGTYSVVPYEGNYTVGSEVDDEQRRIAAVVGLLETVGLEPSDGFDERQDHVATELELMQVAAGQRAVVHERASDPDDNEVLDEIVGVESAMLSNHLIDFVPAFAHDIREATDSAVYLAAADLAQSLVEYDESLHPPAPTDPDDVSATGVVGR, from the coding sequence GTGGACGAACCAGCCATGATAGATCACATGAACGAGACAGACACGCCAGCGTTCCACGCCGCCCGTGCCGGACTCTACGCCGCCGTCGCGGGTGCGTTCGTCTATCCCGACGAGGAGACGGTCACGGAGCTTATCGATCCCGATGCCGTCGAAGGGATCGTCCGGGCGGGGGAGCGAACCGGACTCGAAGAGGAGGCGGAGGCACTCGCCGGCGCACTCGTCGACGTGTCGCTCCCAGCCCTCCAGCGCGAGTACAACGACCTGTTCGGGGTCCCCTCAGCGGACGGGACCTACTCCGTCGTTCCCTACGAGGGCAACTACACCGTCGGCTCCGAGGTCGACGACGAACAGCGCCGGATCGCAGCCGTGGTCGGGTTGTTGGAGACCGTCGGGCTCGAACCGAGCGACGGGTTCGACGAACGCCAGGACCACGTCGCGACGGAACTGGAACTCATGCAGGTCGCCGCCGGGCAACGCGCGGTGGTCCACGAGCGCGCCAGCGACCCCGACGACAACGAGGTACTCGACGAGATCGTCGGTGTCGAGTCGGCGATGCTCTCGAACCACCTGATCGACTTTGTCCCGGCCTTCGCCCACGATATCCGTGAGGCGACCGACTCCGCGGTATACTTGGCCGCGGCCGATCTCGCACAATCGCTGGTCGAGTACGACGAGTCGCTCCATCCGCCGGCACCGACCGACCCGGACGACGTCTCGGCAACGGGGGTGGTCGGGCGATGA
- a CDS encoding MutS-related protein: MRLEEYWGIGPKTSALLSEELGVERAIEAIESADTRTLTAAGLSRGRATRILRRASGAESMDLLATRDTRDVYKELLDLAEEYAVTSDAADRIRVLTPLPSKERMEERLDDVLSARESWAALSESTRESVVAAFEGYGNGGERSAVGTAIELQKVGVSEGVFEPIATLDSDHLASARAALAGLAGDGDGVGRGADEELDRLRDQLGHVEDLAAGSAEVVEAVQDGARRPAEFQDALARYVIDETGLGRARIQAAMPSEATDARDFVETALRDLRSSLRADLQERESAVADRLEADLEAARGTIDDAVAAVDDIALSVSLARFAIAFDLVRPTLVEDRETIAVRNARNLTLADADDPQPITYAVGDHTLPVQGANEPPSGDRVAILTGANSGGKTTLLETLCQVQLLAQMGLPVPADAAEVGLVDTVVFHRRHASFNAGVLESTLRSVVPPLTGSDRTLMLVDEFEAITEPGSAADLLHGLVTLTVDRGALGVFVTHLAADLEPLPETARTDGIFAEGLSPDLELQVDYQPRFGTVGKSTPEFIVSRLVANAGDPVERSGFETLATAIGEEAVQRTLSDARWNEGDG, from the coding sequence ATGCGACTGGAGGAGTACTGGGGGATCGGCCCGAAGACGTCGGCACTGCTCTCCGAGGAACTGGGCGTCGAACGGGCCATCGAGGCGATCGAGTCGGCCGACACGCGGACACTGACCGCGGCCGGGCTCTCGCGGGGCCGAGCGACGCGGATCCTCCGACGGGCCAGCGGCGCCGAGTCGATGGACCTGCTGGCCACCCGGGACACTCGCGACGTTTACAAGGAACTGCTCGACCTGGCCGAGGAGTACGCCGTCACGTCCGACGCCGCGGATCGGATCCGCGTCCTGACGCCGTTGCCCTCGAAAGAACGAATGGAGGAGCGCCTCGACGACGTGCTCTCCGCGCGGGAGTCGTGGGCCGCGCTCTCGGAGTCGACACGGGAGTCGGTCGTCGCTGCCTTCGAGGGATACGGGAACGGCGGCGAGCGTTCGGCCGTCGGGACGGCGATCGAACTCCAGAAAGTCGGCGTCTCGGAGGGCGTGTTCGAGCCCATCGCGACGCTGGACAGCGACCACCTCGCGTCGGCCAGGGCAGCCCTGGCCGGCCTCGCTGGCGACGGTGACGGCGTCGGCCGAGGCGCCGACGAGGAACTCGACCGGCTCCGGGATCAGTTGGGCCACGTCGAAGACCTCGCTGCTGGCTCGGCGGAAGTCGTCGAAGCCGTCCAGGACGGCGCGAGACGGCCGGCGGAGTTCCAGGACGCCCTGGCCCGGTACGTCATCGACGAGACCGGGCTGGGCCGGGCGAGAATCCAGGCGGCGATGCCGAGCGAAGCGACCGACGCGCGGGACTTCGTCGAGACCGCCCTCCGGGACCTCCGGAGTTCGCTCCGGGCGGACCTCCAGGAGCGGGAATCGGCCGTCGCCGATCGGCTGGAAGCGGACCTCGAAGCCGCACGCGGGACGATCGACGACGCGGTCGCGGCCGTCGACGACATCGCGCTGTCGGTCTCGCTCGCCCGGTTCGCGATCGCGTTCGATCTGGTCAGGCCCACGCTCGTCGAGGACCGGGAGACGATCGCCGTCCGGAACGCACGGAACCTCACGCTGGCCGACGCCGACGATCCACAGCCGATCACCTACGCCGTCGGCGATCACACCCTCCCAGTCCAGGGCGCGAACGAGCCCCCCAGCGGCGACCGGGTCGCGATCCTCACCGGAGCCAACTCCGGCGGGAAGACGACGCTGCTTGAGACGCTGTGTCAGGTCCAGTTGCTCGCACAGATGGGGCTGCCGGTGCCCGCCGACGCCGCCGAAGTCGGGCTGGTCGACACCGTGGTCTTCCACCGACGGCACGCTTCGTTCAACGCCGGCGTCCTCGAATCGACGCTGCGCTCCGTCGTCCCACCGTTGACCGGGAGCGACCGGACACTGATGCTCGTCGACGAGTTCGAGGCGATCACCGAACCAGGCTCGGCGGCCGACCTGTTGCACGGGCTCGTGACGCTGACCGTCGACCGCGGGGCGCTGGGGGTATTCGTCACCCACCTCGCAGCGGACCTGGAACCGCTGCCAGAGACCGCCCGGACCGACGGTATCTTCGCGGAGGGGCTGAGTCCCGATCTGGAACTCCAGGTGGACTACCAGCCCCGCTTTGGCACTGTCGGCAAGTCCACGCCGGAGTTCATCGTCTCCCGCCTGGTCGCCAACGCCGGCGACCCCGTCGAACGGTCGGGCTTCGAGACGCTGGCGACGGCGATCGGCGAGGAAGCGGTCCAGCGGACTCTCTCGGACGCACGCTGGAACGAGGGCGACGGCTGA
- a CDS encoding creatininase family protein produces MYLADEAWPDLESYFESESLALVPLGSTEQHGPHLPEGTDHIIAEAFARRAAEETGYLCTPTITVGVSPHHRQFHGTMSVTAPVFRDYVESLTRSLAEHGIDRVIYVNAHGGNVEHLREVGRRLRDAEVMYAIEWMWDESITDRIQEVFETPGPHGGPKETSLIQYLAGELVHEDRIEDARDGGLREFDESSGRVHGARTFYDAIDNTDNGVLGDQTDASAAVGEELFEAALDQLCQLCEWLAAQPFEDLMPNEHL; encoded by the coding sequence ATGTACCTCGCCGACGAGGCCTGGCCGGACCTCGAATCGTACTTCGAGTCGGAGTCGCTGGCGCTGGTTCCCCTCGGTTCGACCGAGCAGCACGGCCCCCACCTCCCGGAGGGGACCGACCACATCATCGCCGAGGCCTTCGCCCGGCGGGCCGCCGAAGAGACGGGTTATCTCTGTACGCCCACGATCACGGTCGGCGTCAGTCCCCACCACCGGCAGTTCCACGGGACGATGTCGGTCACGGCACCGGTGTTCCGTGACTACGTCGAGAGTCTGACCCGGAGCCTGGCCGAGCACGGCATCGACCGGGTGATCTACGTCAACGCCCACGGCGGCAACGTCGAACACCTCCGGGAGGTCGGTCGCCGCCTGCGGGACGCCGAGGTGATGTACGCCATCGAGTGGATGTGGGACGAGTCGATCACCGACCGTATCCAGGAGGTCTTCGAAACGCCCGGTCCCCACGGCGGCCCGAAGGAGACCTCGCTGATCCAGTATCTCGCCGGCGAGTTGGTCCACGAGGACCGCATCGAGGACGCCCGCGACGGCGGCCTCCGCGAGTTCGACGAGTCCTCCGGGCGGGTTCACGGTGCCCGTACTTTCTACGACGCCATCGACAACACGGACAACGGTGTCCTGGGCGACCAGACCGACGCCTCCGCGGCCGTCGGCGAAGAACTGTTCGAGGCCGCGCTGGACCAGCTCTGTCAGCTCTGTGAGTGGCTCGCTGCTCAGCCGTTCGAGGACCTAATGCCGAACGAGCACCTCTGA
- a CDS encoding HEAT repeat domain-containing protein, with translation MTLDDYHSARNGAPATDEPTLRNFLDDSDRRRDAALALIDVADRQGLDDPTVDALDRVLRDASDPEARQYAVEALGTAGVSAEAVRRALDDDHEWVRAEAVVALSRTDPDDTDRLETMLDDDSGWVRRNTVIALGKLGAVDQPLLIDRIKSDGHPAVREYAAQFLGEAAEDAETAVRILAAVLAREPNAYVRAKAADSLGELGTDRAEEALESQGLHDRSEDVRRTARVALASARGTDPEEIELPDRQDGDSSPPMTRPPGGSDAHSPADPRGSDTGAQPSGPGPAPSREYDSSGGEHR, from the coding sequence ATGACGCTCGACGACTATCACAGCGCCCGCAACGGCGCACCGGCGACGGACGAACCGACGCTCCGGAACTTCCTCGACGACAGCGACCGGCGACGGGACGCAGCACTGGCACTGATCGACGTCGCCGACCGACAGGGGCTCGACGACCCGACCGTCGACGCCCTCGACCGTGTGCTGCGGGACGCGTCCGATCCCGAGGCAAGGCAGTACGCCGTCGAAGCGCTGGGGACTGCCGGCGTCAGTGCAGAGGCCGTCCGGCGGGCGCTCGACGACGACCACGAGTGGGTACGTGCAGAGGCCGTCGTCGCGCTCTCGCGGACGGACCCGGACGACACCGACCGCCTAGAGACGATGCTGGACGACGACAGCGGCTGGGTCCGGCGTAACACCGTGATCGCGCTCGGAAAGCTCGGCGCGGTCGACCAGCCGCTCCTGATCGACCGGATCAAGTCCGACGGGCACCCCGCTGTTCGGGAGTACGCGGCGCAGTTCCTCGGCGAGGCCGCCGAAGACGCCGAGACCGCCGTCCGTATCCTCGCGGCGGTGCTGGCACGGGAACCCAACGCCTACGTCCGGGCGAAAGCCGCCGACAGCCTCGGCGAACTGGGAACCGACCGCGCGGAGGAGGCCCTGGAGTCACAGGGGTTACACGACCGCAGCGAGGACGTGCGCCGGACGGCAAGGGTCGCACTGGCAAGCGCCCGCGGGACCGATCCCGAGGAGATCGAACTGCCGGACAGACAGGATGGCGACAGCTCGCCCCCGATGACACGGCCACCGGGCGGGTCCGACGCGCACAGTCCCGCCGATCCGCGTGGGTCCGATACGGGCGCACAACCCAGCGGTCCCGGACCAGCGCCGAGCAGGGAGTACGATTCCAGCGGGGGTGAGCATCGATGA
- a CDS encoding SRPBCC family protein — MAVETADDVWIDAPVDRVFAFMDEPANQAAVTPSLAVAERVERLDNGGNRARYVYRLFGISFEGEVRASRYEPPERIVYDLVGDLTGTITLTFAAEDGGTRLTYAASYGIPGPVPEWLLAPLVRWYNAREVRRLLATVRDRLATE, encoded by the coding sequence ATGGCAGTCGAGACGGCCGACGACGTCTGGATCGACGCGCCGGTCGATCGGGTCTTCGCGTTCATGGACGAACCGGCCAACCAGGCCGCCGTGACCCCGAGCCTGGCGGTCGCCGAGCGCGTCGAACGACTGGACAACGGCGGCAACCGAGCCCGGTACGTCTATCGGCTGTTCGGGATCTCCTTCGAGGGCGAGGTCCGTGCCAGCCGGTACGAACCGCCCGAACGGATCGTCTACGACCTCGTCGGTGACCTCACCGGGACGATCACGCTGACCTTCGCGGCCGAGGACGGCGGGACGCGGCTCACGTACGCGGCCAGCTACGGGATTCCCGGGCCGGTCCCCGAGTGGCTCCTGGCGCCGCTGGTCCGGTGGTACAACGCACGGGAGGTACGGCGGCTGCTGGCGACAGTTCGGGATCGGCTGGCGACCGAGTGA
- a CDS encoding ethylbenzene dehydrogenase-related protein, which yields MSVGGLRETARSVALFDADAAVRATVVSAVVVLALLLVQGAVAAAVTGPSQPTAQVQRAPLSPTATTWNDVPTQTVSLQKQQMAVPYGGGSVDEMDVQVATNDSHVAFRLSWDDPTRDAAIQSPRNFSDAVAVMARTGSQPPITMGATGDPVNIWYWRASWQFRNASAPWSNDMYAYPHPDAETKPGQAAGNPLSKATYEQYAQNYYAKGYGSLSDAPTQPVRARGSRTDDGWAVSFVRERSTDGQFDATFDGSETVYLAFGVWNGSADEVNGKKSITMQYSTLDLASGTFSPPEQSSGGDGGAGSSDGTAGGGSSGSDGGGTGGFLGGFGGLMGTALAAIAASWTVAYWRLAR from the coding sequence ATGAGCGTCGGCGGTCTCAGGGAGACCGCCCGTTCGGTGGCCCTGTTCGACGCCGACGCCGCCGTCCGCGCGACGGTCGTCTCGGCGGTCGTCGTGCTCGCTCTCCTGCTCGTTCAGGGAGCCGTCGCCGCAGCGGTGACCGGGCCGAGCCAGCCGACCGCGCAGGTCCAGCGGGCACCGCTGTCCCCGACCGCGACGACCTGGAACGACGTACCGACCCAGACCGTCTCGCTGCAGAAACAGCAGATGGCGGTCCCCTACGGCGGCGGCTCGGTCGACGAGATGGACGTCCAGGTCGCCACCAACGACTCCCACGTCGCCTTCCGGTTGTCCTGGGACGACCCGACCCGTGACGCGGCCATCCAGTCGCCGCGGAACTTCAGCGACGCCGTGGCGGTTATGGCTCGCACCGGGAGCCAGCCCCCGATCACGATGGGTGCGACCGGCGATCCGGTCAACATCTGGTACTGGCGGGCCAGCTGGCAGTTCCGTAACGCCAGCGCCCCCTGGAGCAACGACATGTACGCCTACCCACACCCCGACGCCGAGACCAAACCCGGACAGGCGGCGGGGAACCCGCTCTCGAAGGCGACCTACGAGCAGTACGCCCAGAACTACTACGCGAAGGGGTACGGATCGCTGAGCGACGCACCGACCCAACCAGTGCGGGCTCGTGGGAGTCGAACGGACGACGGCTGGGCAGTGTCGTTCGTTCGGGAGCGGTCGACCGACGGCCAGTTCGACGCTACCTTCGACGGCTCCGAGACGGTGTATCTGGCCTTCGGTGTCTGGAACGGCAGCGCCGACGAGGTCAACGGGAAGAAGTCGATCACGATGCAGTACTCGACGCTCGATCTCGCCTCGGGGACGTTCTCCCCGCCGGAGCAGTCAAGCGGCGGTGACGGCGGTGCCGGATCGAGCGACGGCACCGCTGGTGGCGGATCCAGCGGGAGCGACGGCGGCGGTACCGGCGGCTTCCTCGGCGGCTTCGGCGGCCTGATGGGGACCGCGCTCGCGGCGATCGCGGCGTCCTGGACGGTCGCGTACTGGAGGCTCGCACGATGA
- a CDS encoding metallophosphoesterase encodes MHLEPVPGAPAATAETDGQRLLVVADYHAGIEAGLRYEGVELQSAARDRREHLLALLDRTDADRLVVVGDLGHAIGDPFEDERTELATLFEALSVPVTLVKGNHDGDLEPVLADLDADVTVTPAHGTRIGAVGFAHGHTWPAPEVLAADVVCIGHEHPVVRLEDTVGGARKERAWLRGTLDPSPFTEQFGEPVETDADLVLCPAFNDRSGGTWVNVEGQSFLSPFLPAGFSEAEAFLLDGTRLGEYRRV; translated from the coding sequence ATGCACCTCGAACCGGTCCCGGGAGCGCCGGCCGCGACTGCCGAGACCGACGGCCAGCGACTCCTCGTCGTCGCCGACTACCACGCCGGCATCGAGGCGGGACTGCGCTACGAGGGCGTGGAACTCCAGTCGGCCGCACGCGACCGCCGGGAGCACCTGTTGGCTCTGCTCGACCGGACCGACGCCGACCGACTCGTCGTCGTCGGCGACCTCGGCCACGCCATCGGGGACCCCTTCGAGGACGAACGGACCGAACTCGCCACGCTGTTCGAGGCGCTGTCGGTCCCGGTGACGCTCGTGAAGGGCAACCACGACGGAGATCTGGAACCGGTGCTTGCCGATCTGGACGCCGACGTGACCGTGACGCCGGCACACGGGACCCGGATCGGGGCGGTCGGGTTCGCCCATGGTCACACCTGGCCCGCTCCCGAAGTGCTGGCGGCCGATGTCGTCTGTATCGGCCACGAGCATCCCGTCGTCAGGCTCGAAGACACCGTCGGCGGCGCGCGGAAAGAGCGTGCGTGGCTCCGGGGCACACTCGATCCCTCGCCGTTCACCGAGCAGTTCGGCGAACCCGTCGAAACCGACGCCGACCTCGTCCTCTGTCCGGCGTTCAACGATCGCTCGGGCGGTACCTGGGTCAACGTCGAGGGACAGTCGTTCCTCTCACCGTTCCTTCCGGCCGGATTCTCCGAGGCTGAGGCGTTCCTGCTGGACGGGACGCGACTGGGCGAGTACCGACGGGTCTAG
- a CDS encoding zinc ribbon domain-containing protein, with protein MDSWRTADEPACPACGEPLDPAVMDCPHCGEQFLSEEEAAALTEHLAEALETEPQAAPRWAVLLTGLALGIAIAPLVTYAGVIATGVRSLGVVVTLLLAGWLLPGIYLARFRNPSEVLSRGLYLVVAGIGAVVVAVGYDTVAAGESTVSQGTALLLALLAVPAVVAAMLARRASNRAARQLRGEPGRLHERAGVEPDDEE; from the coding sequence ATGGACTCCTGGCGCACGGCCGACGAACCGGCCTGTCCGGCTTGCGGCGAGCCACTGGACCCGGCGGTTATGGACTGTCCACACTGTGGCGAGCAGTTCCTCTCGGAGGAAGAGGCCGCGGCACTCACCGAGCACCTGGCCGAAGCGCTGGAAACGGAACCGCAGGCGGCACCCCGCTGGGCGGTTCTCCTGACCGGGCTCGCGCTGGGGATCGCCATCGCGCCGCTGGTGACCTACGCCGGCGTCATCGCGACCGGTGTCCGGTCGCTGGGGGTCGTCGTCACGCTCTTGCTCGCCGGCTGGTTGCTCCCCGGGATCTATCTCGCCCGGTTCCGGAACCCCAGCGAGGTGCTCTCGCGTGGTCTCTATCTCGTCGTCGCCGGGATCGGTGCCGTCGTCGTCGCCGTCGGGTACGACACGGTCGCGGCCGGCGAGTCTACTGTCTCACAGGGGACCGCACTGTTGCTGGCACTGCTTGCCGTCCCGGCCGTCGTCGCCGCCATGCTCGCCAGACGGGCGTCGAACCGTGCGGCCCGACAGCTCCGTGGCGAGCCCGGCCGACTCCACGAGCGGGCCGGTGTCGAACCCGACGACGAGGAGTGA
- a CDS encoding DEAD/DEAH box helicase, translating to MSETGVAAFSALGDQVRTALSERGFSTPTEPQREAIPPLSDGRDALVVAPTGTGKTETAMLPVLDSLVESDDRFGIGALYITPLRALNRDMRERLEWWGETLGLDVDVRHGDTTDYQRQKQANDPPDVLVTTPETLQAMLTGSKLRTALEDVDHVVVDEVHELAAAKRGAQLTVGLERLRELSGSFQRIGLSATVGDPQEVGRFLTAGRGCRVVEVDIGSRLSIDVVHPEVTDRDERLSSELVTDAETASHVRFIDDLIADHESVLVFVNTRQTAEALGSRFKELGTNLGVHHGSLSKEARIDVEDGFKRGELDALLCTSSMELGIDVGHVDHVVQYGSPRQVSRLVQRVGRAGHRRDQVSSGTVVTTHADDTLEALAIARQARNGDVEPAEIHDGSLDTVANQIAGLVMDTGEIRAMEAYRVLTRAYPFRDLPEQQFKAVVQELAENNVVWLDEERDTLEKRRGTWQYFYQNLSMIPDEATYDVEDVASGDQVGTLDERFVVNFATPGEVFVQRGEMWRITNIDEEEEVVTVSPIEDPAGEVPSWTGSEIPVPKAVAQEVGELRRVAGQQLQDGAPIDAVASHVANRYDAGRATVETGLEQLDGHEAPLPDDGTVLVEFQGREVVVNACYGHKVNETLGRVLSALLGQRAGSSVAMEVDPYRIELEVPRQITAGDVIEVVEETDPDHLTALVELSLKNADALKFKLAQVATKFGSLKRWRGRGSTEFGRDRLLAALEDTPMYEEALREVRHEDLALAETADLLAALQSGEVALETVGERTPIGLGGRSAGRELLSPENADASVIQTVRERIQEDRVILACLHCKEWDRRQQVKRVRDQPECPQCGSTRIAALNPWADEVLTAVRASERDEEQEKMTERAYRSASLVQSHGKRAVLALAARGVGPHNAARIINRLREDEDEFYRDILRQEREYARTQSFWD from the coding sequence ATGAGCGAGACGGGTGTCGCCGCGTTCTCGGCGCTGGGCGACCAGGTCCGGACTGCCCTCTCCGAGCGGGGGTTCTCGACGCCGACCGAGCCACAGCGCGAGGCGATCCCACCGCTGTCCGACGGTCGTGACGCGCTCGTCGTCGCGCCGACGGGGACCGGGAAGACCGAGACCGCAATGTTGCCGGTGCTCGACTCCCTGGTCGAGTCCGACGACCGGTTCGGGATCGGTGCGCTGTATATCACCCCGCTACGGGCACTGAACCGCGACATGCGCGAGCGCCTGGAGTGGTGGGGCGAGACGCTGGGGCTGGATGTCGACGTACGACACGGCGACACTACCGACTACCAGCGCCAGAAGCAGGCGAACGACCCGCCGGACGTGCTGGTGACAACACCCGAGACGTTACAGGCGATGCTGACGGGGTCGAAACTCCGGACCGCACTGGAAGACGTCGACCACGTCGTCGTCGACGAGGTCCACGAACTCGCGGCGGCCAAGCGGGGCGCACAGTTGACCGTCGGCCTCGAACGACTCCGGGAACTGTCGGGGTCGTTCCAACGTATCGGGCTCTCGGCGACGGTCGGCGACCCACAGGAGGTCGGGCGGTTCCTGACGGCTGGGCGGGGCTGTCGGGTCGTCGAGGTCGACATCGGGAGCCGGCTCTCGATCGACGTGGTCCATCCCGAGGTGACCGACCGCGACGAGCGACTCTCCAGCGAACTGGTCACTGACGCCGAGACCGCAAGTCACGTCCGGTTCATCGACGACCTGATCGCCGACCACGAGTCGGTCCTGGTGTTCGTCAACACCCGACAGACCGCGGAGGCGCTGGGCTCGCGGTTCAAGGAACTGGGGACGAACCTCGGCGTCCACCACGGGTCGCTCTCGAAGGAGGCCCGCATCGACGTCGAGGACGGATTCAAGCGGGGCGAACTGGACGCCCTGCTGTGTACCTCCTCGATGGAACTGGGCATCGACGTGGGCCACGTCGACCACGTCGTCCAGTACGGCAGCCCGCGGCAGGTCTCGCGGCTGGTCCAGCGGGTCGGCCGCGCCGGCCACCGCCGCGACCAGGTCTCTTCGGGGACGGTCGTGACGACCCACGCCGACGACACCCTCGAAGCGCTGGCGATCGCCCGACAGGCCCGCAACGGCGACGTGGAACCCGCCGAGATCCACGACGGGAGCCTCGACACCGTCGCCAACCAGATCGCCGGTCTCGTGATGGACACCGGCGAGATCCGCGCGATGGAGGCCTATCGGGTCCTCACCCGTGCCTATCCGTTCCGTGACCTCCCCGAACAGCAGTTCAAGGCGGTCGTCCAGGAACTGGCCGAGAACAACGTCGTCTGGCTCGACGAGGAACGGGACACCCTGGAGAAGCGCCGAGGAACCTGGCAGTACTTCTACCAGAACCTCTCGATGATCCCCGACGAGGCGACCTACGACGTCGAGGACGTGGCTTCGGGCGACCAGGTCGGGACCCTGGACGAGCGATTCGTCGTCAACTTCGCGACCCCCGGAGAGGTGTTCGTCCAACGTGGCGAGATGTGGCGGATCACGAACATCGACGAGGAGGAGGAGGTCGTGACCGTCTCGCCGATCGAGGACCCGGCCGGCGAGGTCCCCTCCTGGACCGGGTCGGAGATCCCCGTTCCGAAGGCCGTCGCACAGGAGGTCGGCGAACTCCGGCGTGTCGCCGGCCAGCAACTCCAGGACGGCGCACCGATCGACGCCGTCGCGTCCCACGTCGCGAACCGCTACGACGCCGGCAGGGCGACGGTCGAGACCGGCCTCGAACAACTGGACGGCCACGAGGCACCGCTGCCGGACGACGGCACCGTCCTCGTGGAGTTCCAGGGCCGGGAGGTCGTCGTCAACGCCTGTTACGGTCACAAGGTCAACGAGACGCTGGGCCGGGTTCTGTCGGCACTACTCGGCCAGCGGGCCGGCTCCTCGGTCGCCATGGAGGTCGATCCCTACCGGATCGAACTGGAGGTGCCACGACAGATCACCGCCGGCGACGTGATCGAGGTCGTCGAGGAGACCGACCCCGACCACCTGACCGCACTCGTCGAGTTGAGTCTCAAGAACGCCGACGCGCTGAAGTTCAAGCTCGCGCAGGTCGCGACGAAGTTCGGCTCGCTCAAACGCTGGCGAGGCCGAGGATCGACGGAGTTCGGCCGTGACCGCCTGCTGGCGGCACTGGAGGACACGCCGATGTACGAGGAGGCGCTTCGCGAGGTCCGTCACGAGGACCTGGCCCTCGCGGAGACGGCCGACCTGCTGGCGGCGCTGCAGTCCGGCGAGGTGGCCCTGGAGACGGTGGGCGAGCGGACGCCGATCGGACTCGGCGGCCGTTCGGCCGGCCGGGAACTGCTCTCGCCGGAGAACGCCGACGCGAGCGTCATCCAGACGGTCAGAGAGCGCATCCAGGAGGACCGCGTCATCCTCGCCTGTCTCCACTGCAAGGAGTGGGACCGCAGACAGCAGGTCAAGCGGGTCCGCGATCAGCCGGAGTGTCCACAGTGTGGGTCGACCCGCATCGCGGCGCTGAACCCGTGGGCCGACGAAGTGCTGACCGCAGTTCGGGCAAGCGAGAGAGACGAAGAGCAAGAGAAGATGACCGAACGCGCCTACCGATCGGCGTCCCTCGTTCAGAGCCACGGCAAACGGGCCGTCCTCGCGCTGGCGGCTCGCGGCGTCGGCCCGCACAACGCCGCACGGATCATCAACCGCCTGCGCGAGGACGAAGACGAGTTCTACCGGGACATCCTCCGTCAGGAACGGGAGTACGCACGGACCCAGTCGTTCTGGGACTAG